The Paenibacillus sp. FSL R7-0345 DNA segment TGTCTCATTACGGTTGATGGCCGACGCAAGAGCCGCAGCGTAAGCTGCAGAAGTCGCCAGTCTCCGGTAAAAGGGGATTACCGCGAGCGCTACCGCACGGTGAACCCGGGTATTAAAGGTGAATTGCACCGTGCCCGGCGGAATGGTTGTTCCATTGCTGTAAAAGACGACAGGCGGCGGGTAGGGAAAAGAGATAAAATAGCCGATCCCGTTCGTCCCGTAATTCTGAACGCCGGCAAGGACAGGGATTTGAGCCAGCAGAGCACCCATAAGATCGAGGTTTGCGCTGATTACAGCAGCAGACCATTGCTGTGCAAAGGTGCGGTTCCCGGCGATTTTTCGGTAGAAGGGCAGCATGGACCTGGCTACCTGGCGCAGGACACGCGCGGTTACAAGGGGCTGGGCTTGCTGACGGCGGCTGGGTTGTGCCATACAGACCATCCTCACTTAAATAGATTGCAGTCTCTATAAGGTATGGTTGGATGACCCTGTACGGATGGGCTTAAGCTCAGTCTGCGGTAAAATATATCATCCCGGTTTAACTTTAGCGTTATTTTTGATCTGCTATGCGGATTTTCCGGCAATAATGTTATAATCATGGCAGGTGCTTTTCATTTTTAGTACATTTTGCTATGCTTATATCGTAATGATTACTGATTACCAGCTAGTGACAGGCGGAATTGTTATACGGAAAGGTGGCGTTTCAGAATGAACCCGATTGCGAATATCAGCCAGCAGTTTGCCGCGCATAACTATAAATTGACCCCGCAGCGTGAAGCGATCGTGAAGGTGCTGCTTGATAATGAAGAGGAGCATTTGAGCGTAGAAGAAGTCTATATGAGGGTAAAACACGGCTATCCGCATCTTGGACTGGCTACAGTGTACCGGACTCTTGAGCTGTTATGTGAGCTGCATATCGTTGAAAAAATGAATTTCGGCGATGGTGTGGCCCGTTATGACCTGCGCGGTGAGGGGCATGACCATATGCACCATCATCTGATCTGCAGCGTCTGCGGCAGGCTTGAGGAAATCAAGGATGACTGGCTGCTGGAGCTGGAGCAGCGGCTGGAGGCGGAATACGGCTTCAGCGTAACGGATCACCGGCTTGATTTCAAAGGCACATATAAGAACTGCAGGAAGACCGGCTGCAGAGGTGACAAGGAACGCAAGGCGGTTTCCTGACAGCCGGGTGATTCTCACTAAAAAGAAGCAAGGCGGCGATAACGCGGCCTTGCTTCTTTTTGCGGTAAGCCTCTTTAACAGCTCAGGATTTACTCGGAACAAACGACCGGATCCAGCTGCCGAAGCTGCCGGGATTGCGGGACTGTACAAGGATTACGCCCTCACCGCGGAAGCGGCAGACAATCGCTTCACCGCTGGTCAAGCTGTTCAGCCAGCCTGAAGCGGCTTTTTCAATCTTGTAGTCCATATAGCTCGGCCATGCCACCAGATGCCCGTTATCAACAATCATCTCTTCACCCGGGGCAAGGTTAATGGCATGGATGGCTCCGAACGATGAGAGGAAGACCGTCCCGCGGCCGCTGATCTCTACAATGAAAAAGCCTTCACCGGAGAAGAGCCCTCTGGCCAGGTTCTGCATTTTGGTATTAACCTGAATACCCTGGGTACCGGCGAGGAAGCCGTCTTTTTGCACATACAGCTTATAGGAGCCGTCAAGCTCTATGGACTGGATATCACCAAGTTGCCCCGGTGCGAGCAGCACTTCACATTGCCCGCGCGTTGCAGTCAGCTCCTGGAAGAAAAATTTCTCACCGCTGAGCATCCGGCCCAGACCGCGCATGAGTCCCCCGTCAACCGTCCCTCTTAGCTCGATTCCCGGAGACATGGCAACCATGGCGCCCATTTCCGCTTTTACACTTTCACCCGGATTCAATTCCACCTTGAGCATAGCAAACGCACCGTCATATAATACATCGTACTTCATCGTTATCCCCCTCCGATTCTACCGCTGGTCCTGCAAAATTCCCTTATATCATACCATTTCCTGGATCATTAATCTGATAGGACGGAAGCGGTAAAGATAAGTTTACAAATACTGTACCGGGATTCTGCAGCGGAAATATGTTAAAATTGAATTATATTTACTGAAAAATAAAGGAGTGTTGGTTAATGGCACGTACAAAAACGCAAAAAGCATTGCGTAAAGCAGAGCGTACAGGAACATGGTGCGCTGAGAATAACCGGAGAACCGCCGCGGATTACGGTGCAATATCGCAGCATGTGAGAGTTACCCCGGACAAACGGGCGAAATTAAATAAGGTCAAACACCAGGAGCGGATCTTTCAGGATAGCGCTCCTTTTGCTTTGTTTATAGGGAAAAGGAAAGCCTGCTGATTACAACAACTTCCAATTATATTTGCTCTCTGCTGTAAATACGGTACTGCTTGGGCGACATCCCGAATCTTCCGCGGAACAGCCGGTGGAAATAGGTATAATTGGCAAAGCCGCACGTTTCGGACACATGCTCCAGCGGCATCGGGCTGAAGGTAATCCGTTCCCTGGCCATTTCCAGCCGTACTTCATTTACATACTTGACAATGCTTGTGCCAAACGCTTCTTTGAAGAGATGCACAGCGCGTGAGACCGAAATATCCGCGTAGGCGGCCACATCCTCAAGCCGGAAGGGGATGGCGGCATGCTCCTCCACATATTGCTTCATCCGGTAGGCAAGATAACCCTTGGGCGAAATAGCCCGCTGCTCTGTCATCAGCCTGTCGATCTCCATACATAAAATCTGCAGATAACAGGCAGTAATCTCCGGTGAAGTCTCGGACAGCCTGCGCTGCTCCAGGACAAGCTGGCGGAACAGGCCGAGAAAGTGCTCGGTAAGCGGCAGACGCAGCACAGCCGGACGCTGCTTGCGGCTCCACCAGTCCTCAATCCAGGGTCCGCCGCAAAAGATATGATAATCCCCGCTCTCCACCCGCGGCTTACCGGCGGCATAAATTTCCTTATCTATACTGAGATAATAGGGATCGCCCGGGGCAAACAGCATCAAATCCCCTGCTTCGACAGCAGACAGCACGCCGTCAATCCGGGTACGGCCGCGTCCTTCGGTCTGAAGGCGCAGCAGATAGTTCTGGACACCGTCAGCCCGGGACATGTGAAAAGGCTTTTGGTGAAAGGAAAATCCGGCTGTATAAACGTGGCATGGTGCGGTGTAAGTCATGATTCCTCCTGAGTGACAGAAATGAGAGCCAGATTGTTCATGTTTGAATCATATTATTCATTTTATTATATACGCTTTCATATTACCATGTAGCTATGCAAAAACATATACAGAATGCAAAGGAGGCTGTGCTGCTGCTCTGGGAGCTACATAAGCAGTTAGCGGAAGCGGAGAGTACTGATGCGGAGTATACAGGGCGTAATTATATAGCAGCCCTTTTGTTCAGGTGGCCTATAAGGCTGGCCTGAGCTTGTCTGATAGATACACCATTAGAGGTAATCACATTAACTTGATACGGAACAGGAGTGGTAGCAATGTTAAAACTGGGTCTTCAGCTGTATACGCTTAGAGAAGAACTGGAGCAGGATTTTGAAGGTACGCTGCGCAAGGTTGCGGAGCTGGGATATAGCGGTGTGGAATTTTTCAACTATTTCGGCCGGAGTGCGGAGGAAGTAAAGGCTCTGCTGGAGGAGACAGGACTTGTCGCGCTTGGAGCACACCGTCCGTATGATGCCATGCTTAATGATACAGAAGAAGAGATCCGCTACAATCTGGCTATCGGAAACCGGAATCTGATCATTCCTTATCTGACAGAAGAGCAGCGTAACTGGCCGGAAGTAGCGGCTAACCTGCGGATTATCGGTGAAAAGTGCCGTGAGCGGGGGGCAGTATTGTCCTATCACAATCATGACTTTGAATTCACGGAGTCCTATGGAGAGCGCACCGCTTTTGACGGGATTTTTGAGGAAGTGCCGGCGGATCTGCTTCAGGTGGAAATGGATACCTGCTGGGTACACTTCGCCGGCTTTGATCCGGTAGCTTACATCCAGAAGTATGCAGGCCG contains these protein-coding regions:
- a CDS encoding TIGR00266 family protein — encoded protein: MKYDVLYDGAFAMLKVELNPGESVKAEMGAMVAMSPGIELRGTVDGGLMRGLGRMLSGEKFFFQELTATRGQCEVLLAPGQLGDIQSIELDGSYKLYVQKDGFLAGTQGIQVNTKMQNLARGLFSGEGFFIVEISGRGTVFLSSFGAIHAINLAPGEEMIVDNGHLVAWPSYMDYKIEKAASGWLNSLTSGEAIVCRFRGEGVILVQSRNPGSFGSWIRSFVPSKS
- a CDS encoding helix-turn-helix domain-containing protein, translated to MTYTAPCHVYTAGFSFHQKPFHMSRADGVQNYLLRLQTEGRGRTRIDGVLSAVEAGDLMLFAPGDPYYLSIDKEIYAAGKPRVESGDYHIFCGGPWIEDWWSRKQRPAVLRLPLTEHFLGLFRQLVLEQRRLSETSPEITACYLQILCMEIDRLMTEQRAISPKGYLAYRMKQYVEEHAAIPFRLEDVAAYADISVSRAVHLFKEAFGTSIVKYVNEVRLEMARERITFSPMPLEHVSETCGFANYTYFHRLFRGRFGMSPKQYRIYSREQI
- a CDS encoding transcriptional repressor, with the protein product MNPIANISQQFAAHNYKLTPQREAIVKVLLDNEEEHLSVEEVYMRVKHGYPHLGLATVYRTLELLCELHIVEKMNFGDGVARYDLRGEGHDHMHHHLICSVCGRLEEIKDDWLLELEQRLEAEYGFSVTDHRLDFKGTYKNCRKTGCRGDKERKAVS
- a CDS encoding sugar phosphate isomerase/epimerase; the encoded protein is MLKLGLQLYTLREELEQDFEGTLRKVAELGYSGVEFFNYFGRSAEEVKALLEETGLVALGAHRPYDAMLNDTEEEIRYNLAIGNRNLIIPYLTEEQRNWPEVAANLRIIGEKCRERGAVLSYHNHDFEFTESYGERTAFDGIFEEVPADLLQVEMDTCWVHFAGFDPVAYIQKYAGRLPIIHLKDVKKREDGSPETVVLGEGEVNLYAILEAAAEAGVEWAVVEQDFCSRSPLASVEDSYNWVKAYANQGGKVHV